A section of the Phaseolus vulgaris cultivar G19833 chromosome 8, P. vulgaris v2.0, whole genome shotgun sequence genome encodes:
- the LOC137823729 gene encoding cysteine-rich receptor-like protein kinase 25: MPSNNLIFRIFCCILVITFFNFPTTKAQNEDTVYFEYQNCSANRISSTSTYQKNMITLFSSFTSSASAKLFSNTTILGGNSSVYGLFMCRGDIPLRLCKQCVGNATEKLSTDPECNHSIEAVIWYAECMLRYSNVLFFSIVATSPEYSLFNADDVSSNSTTSFMNFLRNTMNRTAEAAADSEARFSTKEANLSHSQTLYALAQCTQDLSPQNCTTCLAEAIEMLPTCCDRKQGARVKFPSCNIWYEMYPFYGVITDNPPKRLVPSSDNC; encoded by the exons ATGCCTTCCAACAACCTCATTTTTCGTATCTTTTGTTGTATACTTGTTATTACCTTCTTCAACTTCCCAACCACTAAAGCACAGAACGAGGACACGGTTTATTTTGAGTACCAAAACTGCAGTGCAAACAGAATATCTTCGACCAGCACCTATCAGAAGAACATGATAACCCTTTTCTCTTCCTTCACTTCCAGCGCTTCTGCTAAATTATTCTCCAACACCACGATCCTTGGCGGAAACAGTAGCGTGTATGGTTTGTTCATGTGTAGGGGTGACATACCCTTACGCCTGTGCAAACAATGCGTGGGGAACGCAACCGAGAAGTTATCTACAGACCCAGAATGTAACCACTCCATAGAGGCTGTTATATGGTACGCTGAATGCATGCTTCGGTATTCCAACGTGCTTTTCTTCTCCATCGTGGCTACATCTCCAGAATATTCTTTGTTTAACGCTGACGATGTCTCCTCTAATTCCACAACCAGCTTCATGAACTTCTTGCGCAATACAATGAACCGAACTGCAGAAGCAGCAGCGGATTCGGAAGCAAGGTTCTCAACAAAGGAAGCAAACTTGTCTCATTCTCAGACCCTTTACGCTCTCGCTCAGTGCACACAAGATTTGTCACCGCAAAACTGCACAACTTGTCTTGCTGAAGCAATAGAGATGCTTCCAACGTGCTGTGATAGAAAACAAGGAGCAAGAGTTAAGTTTCCGAGTTGTAACATTTGGTATGAGATGTACCCTTTCTATGGCGTCATCACGGATAATCCACCAAAAAGACTCGTTCCATCATCAG ATAATTGTTAA